In Harpia harpyja isolate bHarHar1 chromosome 8, bHarHar1 primary haplotype, whole genome shotgun sequence, a genomic segment contains:
- the B3GALT5 gene encoding beta-1,3-galactosyltransferase 5 has product MKMGGTWLGLPAGQHLLALGQRHFSNKWRNMMDFRKFRLFVCLIGLSCASFWVFYNNLTEFCIFCENSQDYIFPIETFRRIGGNFLKLPDIDCHKNPPFLVLLVTSSYHNLNARMAIRQTWGKERTVAGKRLVTYFLLGSTVNLSQQADIAAESQQFKDIIQKNFTDTYYNLTLKTMMGIEWIHRFCYQSSFVMKTDTDVFVNVFYLTELLLRKKRTTRFFTGFLKLHEYPIRTRGSKWYVSREEYPEKTYPPFCSGTGYVLSTDVASQIYNVSESVSFIKLEDVFIGLCLAKLKIRLEELHSEQTFFPERIRFSVSRFKKIVMCHEVEPSEQLSYWNHLVTENHGGRL; this is encoded by the exons atgaagatggGAGGAACCTGGCTGGGTCTGCCAGCTGGACAGCACTTGCTGGCTCTGGGACAGAGGCACTTTTCAAACAAATGGAGAaacatg ATGGATTTCAGGAAATTCAGGCTGTTTGTTTGCCTCATAGGACTCAGCTGTGCTAGCTTCTGGGTTTTTTACAACAATTTGACTGAATTCTGCATATTCTGTGAAAACAGCCAGGATTACATATTCCCCATAGAGACTTTTAGGAGAATCGGAGGAAACTTCTTGAAGCTCCCGGATATAGACTGCCATAAGAACCCTCCTTTCCTCGTCCTGCTTGTGACATCCTCGTACCACAACCTTAATGCAAGGATGGCCATCCGGCAAacctgggggaaggagagaacaGTTGCCGGCAAGCGCCTGGTGACATACTTCCTCCTGGGAAGCACCGTGAATCTCAGCCAGCAGGCTGATATTGCTGCTGAAAGCCAGCAGTTTAAAGACATTATTCAAAAGAATTTTACTGACACGTATTACAATTTGACTTTGAAGACCATGATGGGAATTGAATGGATTCACAGATTTTGTTACCAGTCCAGCTTTGTGATGAAGACCGACACAGATGTGTTTGTCAATGTTTTTTACCTCACTGAGcttcttctaaggaaaaaaaggacCACTAGGTTCTTCACAGGCTTTTTAAAACTGCATGAATACCCCATACGGACAAGAGGGAGTAAGTGGTATGTGAGTAGAGAAGAGTATCCAGAAAAGACCTACCCACCATTTTGTTCTGGCACTGGCTATGTTTTATCCACCGATGTTGCTAGTCAGATCTATAATGTTTCAGAGAGTGTTTCGTTCATTAAACTGGAGGATGTATTCATAGGACTGTGCCTTGCCAAATTAAAAATTCGGCTGGAGGAGCTTCATTCAGAGCAGACGTTTTTTCCAGAAAGGATTAGGTTCTCTGTTTCTCGCTTTAAGAAAATTGTGATGTGCCATGAAGTAGAACCATCTGAGCAGCTGAGCTACTGGAATCACTTAGTGACAGAAAATCACGGAGGAAGGCTCTAG